Proteins co-encoded in one Lucilia cuprina isolate Lc7/37 chromosome X, ASM2204524v1, whole genome shotgun sequence genomic window:
- the LOC124419509 gene encoding procathepsin L, which yields MSIEGQVFKRTGRILNLSPQQIVDCSTSHGNQGCTGGSLRNTLKYLQDTGGLMRSKDYKYVSKKGRCQFVPELSVVNVTSWAILPAKDEKAIEAAVAHIGPVAVSINATPKTFQLYSDGVYDDSSCSSTRVNHAMMVIGYTKDYWILKNWWGELWGEEGYMRIVKGRNLCGIANYAAYAVV from the exons ATGAG TATAGAGGGTCAAGTGTTTAAAAGAACTGGACGAATTTTAAACTTGAGTCCTCAACAAATCGTTGACTGCAGTACATCACATGGTAACCAAGGTTGCACAGGGGGGTCGTTgcgaaatactttaaaatatttacaagatACTGGTGGTTTAATGCGTTCCAAAGATTACAAGTATGTTTCAAAG AAAGGAAGATGTCAATTTGTTCCAGAATTATCAGTAGTCAATGTAACATCTTGGGCTATTTTACCAGCTAAAGACGAAAAAGCCATTGAGGCAGCTGTAGCACATATTGGACCTGTAGCCGTTTCTATAAATGCTACACCTAAAACTTTTCAATTATACAGTGATGGTGTTTATGATGATAGTTCCTGTTCATCGACCAGAGTAAATCATGCTATGATGGTTATTGGATATACAAAAGATTActggattttaaaaaattggtggGGCGAACTTTGGGGCGAAGAAGGCTACATGAGAATTGTAAAGGGAAGAAATTTATGTGGCATTGCAAATTATGCTGCATATGCTGTAGTTTAA
- the LOC111681277 gene encoding uncharacterized protein LOC111681277 encodes MNYNILIYKWTLMLLSFKSSFSYVEEDGRIIEYDNFDEFKNYVNKSYLHTYDELRSRSAFEENRAAVRQHNALFSKGESSFRLRTNIMADMAKLKF; translated from the exons atgaattataacattttaatttataaatggaCATTAATGTTATTAAGTTTCAAAAGTTCATTCTCATATGTGGAAGAAGATGGTCGTATAATAGAATATGATAATTTTGATGAATTTAag aattatgtaaataaaagttatttacatACTTATGATGAGCTGCGAAGTCGATCTGCATTTGAAGAAAATCGAGCCGCTGTTCGTCAACATAATGCCCTTTTTAGTAAGGGTGAGAGTTCTTTCCGTTTGCGAACTAATATCATGGCCGATATG gcaaagttgaagttttga